A stretch of the Candidatus Binataceae bacterium genome encodes the following:
- a CDS encoding DUF1634 domain-containing protein, producing the protein MSNAEEDKVLRVWTPILLRTILIAAVIVLLGGLVLTYTYSPDYYVERYNAVQQGHLFGKEKFQGLMDRIVAGQPHAVLTLGLFVLTLVPLVRVAFCFFFFIKERDYPYVAFTAYVLIGLIVGVIVGRVG; encoded by the coding sequence ATGTCGAACGCCGAAGAAGACAAAGTCCTCCGCGTCTGGACGCCGATCCTGCTGCGCACGATTCTGATCGCGGCGGTGATCGTGCTCCTCGGCGGGCTGGTCCTGACCTATACCTACTCGCCCGATTACTACGTCGAGCGTTACAACGCTGTTCAACAGGGCCATCTGTTCGGCAAGGAAAAATTCCAGGGCCTGATGGATCGCATCGTCGCTGGGCAGCCTCACGCGGTGCTGACGCTCGGGCTCTTCGTCCTGACGCTGGTGCCGCTGGTGCGCGTCGCGTTCTGCTTCTTCTTCTTCATTAAAGAGCGTGACTATCCGTACGTCGCGTTCACCGCGTACGTGCTGATCGGACTGATTGTCGGCGTGATAGTTGGTCGAGTAGGCTAG
- a CDS encoding sulfite exporter TauE/SafE family protein: protein MLVILGGLLALSIAAGFVGAISGLGGGVFIVPALVIAAHMPMRVAVGASLISVVATSAGASVAFVRDGWTNLKVAMLLECATVTGAVTGAYLAGVVPVVVLELLFAAMMLQSAYFSLRKKGDDILPKGDPLAERLDLAGEIPDENGQLAHYEVVKVPQGAMLMVVAGLMSGLLGIGSGALKVMAMDYIMHIPLKVSSATSNFMIGVTAGAGALVFLGRGDIATTIAAPVALGVTAGALTGSRLLPVLKVEALRMVFVVILLLIAVEMGWRALTGI from the coding sequence GTGCTCGTAATCCTCGGGGGCCTGCTCGCGCTCTCAATAGCTGCAGGCTTCGTCGGCGCTATATCCGGCCTCGGCGGCGGCGTCTTTATCGTGCCCGCGCTCGTGATCGCCGCACACATGCCGATGCGCGTCGCGGTCGGCGCGAGCCTGATCTCCGTCGTCGCGACCAGCGCCGGCGCGAGCGTCGCTTTCGTCCGCGATGGCTGGACCAACCTCAAAGTGGCGATGCTGCTCGAGTGCGCGACGGTCACCGGCGCAGTTACCGGCGCCTATCTGGCCGGCGTCGTGCCCGTCGTTGTCCTCGAATTGCTGTTCGCCGCGATGATGCTGCAATCGGCGTACTTCTCGCTCCGAAAGAAAGGCGACGACATCCTGCCCAAGGGCGATCCGCTTGCCGAGCGGCTCGATCTCGCGGGCGAAATCCCCGATGAGAACGGCCAGCTCGCTCACTATGAGGTGGTGAAGGTTCCACAAGGTGCGATGTTGATGGTGGTCGCGGGGTTGATGTCGGGACTGCTCGGCATCGGCTCGGGCGCACTCAAGGTGATGGCGATGGACTACATCATGCACATCCCGCTCAAGGTCTCGAGCGCGACCAGCAACTTCATGATCGGCGTGACCGCCGGTGCGGGTGCGCTGGTTTTCCTCGGGCGCGGCGATATCGCGACGACGATCGCGGCACCCGTCGCGCTAGGCGTGACGGCCGGCGCGCTGACCGGGAGCCGCCTTTTGCCCGTGCTCAAGGTCGAAGCGCTCCGGATGGTCTTCGTCGTGATCCTGCTGCTGATCGCGGTCGAGATGGGCTGGCGTGCGCTGACGGGAATTTGA